The Moritella sp. F3 sequence CAGCACCTGCAAGCTGGGATGTAGCAAAAACAAATATCACTCTGTCTAACCACGCGAACGTATTCTCACGTAACAACTTAGATATCGGTGGTAACTTCTTTATGCAGCATTTACCAAAAGGTGAATACCAGCATATTATCGATCTAGGTTGTGGTAACGGTATTATCGGTATCACGGCAGCACGCTTAAACCCACAAGCTAAGATCACGTTTGTTGATGAGTCATTTATGGCCATTGCATCAGCAAAAGAAAACGTAGCAGCAAACGTTAAAGGTCATGAACCTGAAATTGATTTCTTGGTTAACAACTGCTTATACGATTATGAACCACACAGTGTTGATTTAGTATTGTGTAACCCTCCGTTCCACCAAGAAAAAGCAATTACCGACCATATCGCATGGCAAATGTTTAAAGATGCGCATCGTGCATTAGCATGGGGCGGCGCACTTTACATTGTCGGTAACCGCCATCTTGATTACCATATTAAACTTGAACGTTTATTTGATAATCATGAAGTTATTGCATCAAATGCTAAATTCGTCATTATTAAGGCACAAAAATAATATGCTTAAAAAACTACTATTAAGTACAAGCTTAGTATTATTAACAGCTTGCGCTAGTGCGCCTCAGCAAGTAAATATTACAGCCGAGCCAGCACAGTTAACAACG is a genomic window containing:
- a CDS encoding methyltransferase encodes the protein MNTELSLESTELSLYRYPKRSVEQLQAWDSADEYIINTVADLTLAEQSSVLIFNDSFGALTCAYNQHQVTAVSDSWISHAAIAQNMDENELNTEQLTVQDCLASLPTKVDLVLIKIPRTLSLLEHQLAMLSHVVTADTKIIAGAKAKDIHNSTLALFEKYLGETKTSLAKKKSRLIFATIAEAKALEVPAPASWDVAKTNITLSNHANVFSRNNLDIGGNFFMQHLPKGEYQHIIDLGCGNGIIGITAARLNPQAKITFVDESFMAIASAKENVAANVKGHEPEIDFLVNNCLYDYEPHSVDLVLCNPPFHQEKAITDHIAWQMFKDAHRALAWGGALYIVGNRHLDYHIKLERLFDNHEVIASNAKFVIIKAQK